Proteins found in one Gordonia sp. PDNC005 genomic segment:
- a CDS encoding protein kinase, translating into MTAPADPLIGRVLERRYQIDAPIARGGMSSVYVGTDVRLHRRVAIKVMDSRYVGDPQFLRRFEFEARAVAGLSHPGLVAVYDQSIDGDIAFLVMELVRGGSIRELLRERGPMPPHAVAAIGIPMLGGLGTAHRAGLVHRDVKPENVLISDTGDIKVADFGLVRAVAEAGVTSASVILGTAAYLSPEQVSSTDIDARSDVYSAGILLFELLTGRQPFSGSTQLALAYQRLSYDVPAPGDLIPGVPPQFDEIVLRATERRPDDRFADGFAMQHAILDAVDEIGLPPFTVPAPSQASARVTNAIARPVVPRPVAPPALAQPAVAGTRQATDPDRFDYAPEYDAPDDDYADDGQWDDDHWDDDHWDDDHWDDEHEYRGRDLDDDPLPPSRRMAAVVWFLLVTAVAAGIGTLGWALGSAVA; encoded by the coding sequence ATGACAGCCCCCGCCGACCCCCTGATCGGCCGCGTCCTCGAGCGGCGATATCAGATCGACGCTCCGATCGCGCGCGGCGGGATGTCGTCGGTGTACGTCGGGACCGATGTCCGGCTGCACCGTCGAGTCGCGATCAAAGTCATGGATTCGCGGTACGTCGGCGATCCGCAGTTCCTCCGCCGCTTCGAGTTCGAGGCGCGCGCCGTCGCGGGATTGAGTCACCCTGGACTTGTCGCCGTCTATGACCAGAGCATCGACGGCGACATCGCCTTCCTGGTCATGGAGCTCGTCCGCGGCGGCAGCATCCGCGAGCTCCTCCGCGAACGCGGCCCGATGCCGCCGCATGCGGTCGCCGCGATCGGCATCCCGATGCTCGGCGGTCTCGGGACCGCTCACCGAGCGGGACTGGTCCACCGCGATGTGAAGCCAGAGAACGTACTGATCTCCGACACCGGAGACATCAAAGTCGCCGACTTCGGCCTTGTTCGCGCCGTCGCTGAAGCGGGCGTCACGTCGGCGAGCGTGATCCTCGGAACGGCCGCCTACCTGTCGCCGGAGCAGGTGTCGTCCACTGACATCGACGCGCGCAGCGACGTCTACTCCGCGGGCATCCTGTTGTTCGAATTGCTCACCGGTCGGCAACCGTTCAGCGGCTCCACCCAGCTCGCGCTCGCCTACCAGCGATTGAGTTACGACGTGCCCGCCCCCGGCGACCTCATTCCCGGCGTGCCCCCGCAGTTCGACGAGATCGTCCTGCGCGCAACCGAGCGACGACCCGACGATCGATTCGCCGACGGCTTCGCGATGCAGCACGCCATCCTCGACGCCGTCGACGAGATCGGGCTGCCACCGTTCACCGTTCCCGCCCCGAGTCAGGCGTCGGCACGCGTGACGAACGCAATCGCCCGCCCCGTCGTGCCTCGCCCCGTCGCCCCGCCTGCGCTCGCTCAACCGGCTGTCGCCGGGACCCGACAGGCTACCGATCCCGATCGATTCGATTACGCACCCGAGTACGACGCCCCCGATGACGACTACGCCGATGACGGGCAGTGGGACGATGACCACTGGGACGATGACCACTGGGACGATGACCACTGGGACGATGAGCACGAATACCGAGGACGAGATCTCGACGACGACCCTTTGCCGCCGTCTCGCCGCATGGCGGCGGTCGTCTGGTTTCTCCTGGTCACCGCCGTCGCGGCGGGAATCGGAACCCTCGGATGGGCGCTCGGTTCCGCTGTCGCCTGA
- a CDS encoding 3-deoxy-7-phosphoheptulonate synthase class II, producing the protein MVNWTVDVPLDELPELPPLPGSLAAKFEDVLSRPALQQPNWPADEARKMRTVLESVPPICMPTEVENLADQLAEVAHGRAFLLQGGDCAETFAANTEPHIKGNIRTLLQMAVVLTYGASLPVVKVARIAGQYAKPRSSDTDSLGLLSYRGDMVNSLAADESARAHDPSRLVRAYANASAAMNLVRALTGAEARLARVHDWNREFVRTSPAGARYEALAAEIDRGLKFMDACGVTDSSLESASIFASHEALVLDYERGMLRLADDPRGGDEQVLYDLSAHFLWIGERTRQIDGAHVALAKLISNPIGMKIGPTTTPEQAAEYVKLLDPDNRPGRLTLVSRMGNGNVREVLPPIVQAVEATGHKVIWQCDPMHGNTHTASTGFKTRHFDRVVDEVQGFFEVHRALGTHPGGIHIELTGEDVTECLGGAQDISDLDLEGRYETACDPRLNTQQSLELAFLVAEMLRG; encoded by the coding sequence GTGGTGAACTGGACCGTAGACGTGCCCCTCGACGAGCTTCCCGAACTGCCTCCGCTGCCGGGTTCCCTTGCTGCGAAGTTCGAGGACGTGCTCTCGCGCCCTGCACTTCAGCAGCCGAATTGGCCCGCTGACGAAGCGCGCAAGATGCGCACCGTTCTGGAGAGCGTGCCGCCGATCTGCATGCCGACCGAAGTGGAGAACCTCGCCGACCAACTCGCCGAGGTGGCGCATGGTCGGGCGTTCCTGCTGCAGGGCGGTGACTGCGCCGAGACGTTCGCCGCCAACACCGAGCCGCATATCAAGGGCAACATTCGCACCCTGCTGCAGATGGCCGTTGTGCTCACCTACGGAGCCAGCCTGCCCGTGGTCAAGGTGGCTCGCATCGCAGGCCAGTACGCGAAGCCCCGTTCGTCGGACACAGATTCGCTCGGTCTCCTGTCGTACCGCGGCGACATGGTCAACTCGCTCGCCGCCGACGAGTCGGCCCGCGCTCACGATCCGTCCCGCCTTGTCCGCGCCTACGCCAACGCGTCGGCGGCGATGAACCTGGTCCGGGCGTTGACCGGTGCCGAAGCCCGTCTGGCTCGGGTCCACGACTGGAACCGTGAGTTCGTCCGCACCTCGCCTGCAGGCGCGCGGTACGAGGCGCTCGCTGCGGAGATCGACCGCGGTCTCAAGTTCATGGACGCGTGCGGAGTGACCGACTCGAGCCTGGAGTCGGCGTCGATCTTCGCCTCGCACGAAGCACTCGTCCTCGACTACGAACGCGGCATGCTGCGTCTGGCCGACGATCCGCGCGGCGGTGACGAACAGGTGCTCTACGACCTGTCGGCGCACTTCCTGTGGATCGGCGAGCGGACCCGTCAGATCGACGGCGCTCACGTGGCCCTCGCGAAGCTGATCAGCAACCCGATCGGCATGAAGATCGGCCCAACGACAACGCCGGAACAGGCCGCCGAGTATGTGAAGCTGCTCGACCCCGACAACCGTCCCGGCCGCCTGACGCTGGTGTCCCGGATGGGCAACGGCAACGTCCGCGAGGTGCTCCCGCCAATCGTGCAGGCTGTCGAAGCGACCGGGCATAAGGTGATCTGGCAGTGCGACCCGATGCACGGCAACACCCACACGGCGTCGACGGGTTTCAAGACCCGTCACTTCGATCGTGTTGTCGACGAGGTTCAGGGCTTCTTCGAGGTGCACCGCGCGCTCGGCACCCATCCCGGCGGCATCCACATCGAGCTCACCGGTGAGGACGTCACCGAGTGCTTGGGCGGCGCTCAGGACATCTCTGATCTCGACCTCGAAGGCCGCTACGAGACGGCATGTGATCCGCGCCTGAACACTCAGCAGTCGCTGGAGTTGGCGTTCCTCGTCGCGGAGATGCTTCGCGGCTGA
- a CDS encoding polyadenylate-specific 3'-exoribonuclease AS: MRYFYDTEFIEDGTTIELVSIGVVAEDGREFYAVSTEFDPGRAGDWVRANVLDKLPSPADKAWKSRRAIRDDLYDFLVAGDGRVELWAWVAAYDHVVLCQLWGPMTELPRDLPRFTRELRQHWEAAGSPTLPPAPKDAHDALADARHNLNKWLSIEAARDDSAYAG, translated from the coding sequence GTGCGCTACTTCTACGACACTGAGTTCATCGAAGACGGAACCACTATCGAACTCGTGTCGATCGGTGTGGTCGCCGAGGACGGTCGCGAGTTCTATGCGGTCTCCACCGAGTTCGATCCTGGTCGCGCGGGGGATTGGGTGCGTGCGAACGTTCTGGACAAGCTGCCGTCGCCTGCCGACAAGGCGTGGAAGTCCAGGCGCGCCATCCGCGACGACCTCTACGACTTCCTCGTCGCGGGCGACGGGCGTGTTGAACTGTGGGCGTGGGTGGCCGCCTACGACCACGTGGTGCTCTGCCAGCTGTGGGGCCCGATGACCGAACTTCCACGCGACCTGCCGCGTTTCACCCGCGAGCTTCGTCAGCACTGGGAGGCGGCGGGTTCGCCGACGTTGCCCCCGGCTCCGAAGGATGCGCATGACGCGCTCGCCGACGCTCGGCACAACTTGAACAAGTGGCTCTCGATCGAGGCGGCGCGAGACGACTCCGCGTACGCAGGATAG
- a CDS encoding glycosyltransferase 87 family protein encodes MSSSTRAAESTLRRWRPGPGGSALAALVFIVSSTLQIAGVPFTSSFGTRTRFDMDVYRLGGQMWHQGFSLYADGSLPFTEDGIWLPFTYPPFAALLFTPLGAMSLAVTSIGVSVVTVLLLVYVTKVTFDVLGVGDRANRWQAASLLSAVTVWFNPFGMTLGFGQINLVLMAVIVVDVFIVGRTPGPSTALQGVLTGLAAAVKLTPLVFLGVFLAAGRVRAAVTGVVTFVGAAAIAWVWIPDDSKTYWTDTVFHTGRIGEPEGRINQNLNALWLRLFDDGGSTASILWVLSSLLVTVPALLAVLAARPREAFSPGPIGGRVNAMVVTCAIAVWGLLVSPTTWAHHWVWCVPAILTCLVFVFRADSGRVRAVYGSLAVVGTVVFAMGPFQLLPPIQDGWAWWQHIVGNAYPLWGIALLIAFWRLPYRPAS; translated from the coding sequence ATGTCCTCCTCGACCCGCGCCGCCGAGTCCACGCTGCGCCGTTGGCGGCCGGGCCCGGGGGGGTCGGCGCTGGCCGCTCTCGTGTTCATCGTGTCGTCGACGCTGCAGATCGCCGGCGTCCCGTTCACCTCGAGTTTCGGCACGCGGACCCGCTTCGACATGGACGTCTACCGCCTCGGCGGGCAGATGTGGCACCAGGGGTTCAGCCTGTACGCCGACGGCTCGTTGCCGTTCACCGAGGACGGGATCTGGCTGCCGTTCACCTATCCGCCGTTTGCGGCGCTGCTGTTCACACCGCTCGGCGCGATGTCGTTGGCGGTGACGAGCATCGGCGTCTCCGTCGTCACGGTGCTGCTGCTCGTGTATGTGACCAAGGTGACGTTCGACGTCCTCGGGGTCGGCGATCGTGCAAACCGGTGGCAGGCGGCATCGCTGCTGTCCGCTGTGACGGTGTGGTTCAACCCGTTCGGGATGACGCTGGGATTCGGGCAGATCAATCTGGTGCTGATGGCGGTGATCGTCGTCGACGTCTTCATCGTCGGACGCACCCCGGGCCCGTCGACCGCACTTCAGGGTGTGCTGACCGGCCTGGCCGCCGCCGTGAAGCTGACCCCGCTCGTGTTCCTCGGCGTCTTCCTGGCGGCCGGACGGGTCCGTGCGGCCGTGACCGGCGTCGTGACGTTCGTCGGCGCAGCCGCCATCGCCTGGGTGTGGATCCCCGACGACTCGAAGACGTACTGGACCGACACGGTGTTCCACACGGGGCGGATCGGCGAGCCCGAAGGTCGCATCAATCAGAACCTGAACGCGCTGTGGCTGCGCCTGTTCGACGACGGCGGATCGACGGCGTCGATCCTCTGGGTGCTGTCGAGCCTGCTGGTGACGGTGCCCGCCCTCCTCGCCGTCCTCGCGGCACGTCCACGCGAGGCGTTCTCCCCCGGCCCGATCGGCGGCCGGGTGAACGCAATGGTCGTCACATGCGCGATCGCGGTGTGGGGGCTGCTCGTCTCCCCGACCACCTGGGCTCATCACTGGGTCTGGTGTGTGCCCGCGATCCTGACGTGCCTGGTGTTCGTGTTCCGGGCCGATTCCGGTCGGGTGCGGGCGGTGTACGGGTCGTTGGCCGTGGTCGGAACGGTCGTCTTCGCGATGGGGCCGTTCCAGTTGCTTCCGCCGATCCAGGACGGCTGGGCGTGGTGGCAGCACATCGTCGGAAACGCGTACCCGCTCTGGGGCATCGCGCTGCTCATCGCCTTCTGGCGACTCCCGTACCGGCCCGCCTCGTGA
- a CDS encoding lysophospholipid acyltransferase family protein, which yields MWYFIFKYILMGPGLRLMGRPTVEGHDNIPKSGAALIASNHLAVVDSFYLPLMVRRRIFFLAKSEYFTEGGVKGKFKKWFFSSSGQIPIDRSGASAAAGALIAGKRVLDAGGLLCLYPEGTRSPDGRLYKGKTGLARMALETGKPVIPVAMIGTERINPPGTILPRPTRITVRVGEPLDFSRYEGMAGNRFIERAVTDEIMYALMRLTGQQYVDVYAAKLKNSDGTYKKAEELMDGGEPAA from the coding sequence ATGTGGTACTTCATCTTCAAGTACATCCTCATGGGCCCGGGACTGCGGCTCATGGGTCGCCCCACCGTCGAGGGGCACGACAACATCCCGAAGTCGGGCGCTGCTCTGATCGCGTCCAATCACCTCGCCGTCGTCGACAGCTTTTACCTTCCGCTGATGGTTCGTCGTCGCATCTTCTTCCTCGCGAAGTCGGAGTACTTCACCGAGGGCGGCGTCAAAGGCAAGTTCAAGAAGTGGTTCTTCAGCTCGTCGGGTCAGATTCCGATCGACCGGTCCGGAGCCAGCGCCGCTGCAGGCGCCCTGATCGCGGGTAAGCGTGTCCTCGACGCCGGCGGTCTGCTCTGTCTGTACCCCGAGGGGACCCGCTCGCCCGACGGTCGCCTCTACAAGGGCAAGACCGGACTCGCCCGCATGGCGTTGGAGACCGGAAAACCCGTCATCCCCGTGGCGATGATCGGCACCGAGCGAATCAACCCGCCCGGGACCATTCTTCCCCGTCCCACCCGCATCACGGTTCGTGTCGGCGAACCCCTCGACTTCTCACGCTACGAGGGCATGGCGGGCAATCGTTTCATCGAACGCGCCGTGACCGACGAGATCATGTACGCGCTCATGCGTCTGACCGGGCAGCAGTACGTGGACGTGTACGCCGCGAAGCTCAAGAACTCCGACGGCACGTACAAGAAGGCCGAAGAACTGATGGACGGCGGCGAACCCGCAGCCTGA
- a CDS encoding ROK family protein has protein sequence MASSAGSDLTVGIDIGGTSVRACVVDSSGRMLDTLRTATPSTASALEHCLDRLVAELSDRWAVGAVGLAIAGFLTPDRKTVRFAPHLPWIEADVAADMSRRIGMPVFAEHDANAAAVAELHFGAAARGHNTLVLAIGTGIGAGLILGGQLYRGSFGVAPELGHLTVVPDGRPCGCGKKGCWERYCSGTALVDTAVEILASQRFPRSVLAAESDADPGSLTGRRVAAAAADGDPVALAAYADLARWLGLGLGMIADVFDPDLIVLAGGVGAASSLFLDDAREQYTTSVTGAGHRQLARIRGTQLGESAGVIGAAQVAREGLRTSQ, from the coding sequence GTGGCGTCGAGTGCGGGATCGGACCTGACCGTGGGGATCGACATCGGCGGCACCAGCGTCCGGGCCTGCGTCGTCGACTCGTCGGGCCGCATGCTGGACACCCTGCGCACCGCGACTCCGTCCACGGCGTCGGCCCTTGAGCACTGTTTGGATCGGCTGGTCGCTGAACTCAGTGACAGGTGGGCGGTCGGAGCAGTGGGACTGGCCATCGCGGGGTTTCTCACCCCGGACCGGAAGACGGTCCGGTTCGCGCCTCACCTGCCGTGGATCGAAGCGGATGTCGCGGCCGACATGTCACGGCGGATCGGCATGCCGGTGTTCGCCGAGCACGACGCGAACGCTGCAGCCGTCGCCGAACTCCACTTCGGGGCCGCGGCCCGCGGACACAACACTCTCGTCCTCGCGATCGGCACCGGAATCGGGGCGGGTCTGATCCTCGGTGGACAACTCTACCGAGGCAGTTTCGGTGTGGCGCCCGAACTCGGTCACCTCACCGTGGTCCCCGACGGTCGTCCGTGCGGCTGCGGCAAGAAGGGCTGCTGGGAGCGATACTGCAGCGGGACGGCACTCGTCGACACAGCAGTCGAGATACTCGCCTCACAACGGTTCCCGCGCAGCGTGCTGGCCGCAGAGTCGGACGCCGACCCCGGCTCGCTCACCGGGCGGCGAGTCGCGGCAGCCGCCGCCGACGGCGACCCCGTCGCGCTGGCCGCATACGCGGACCTGGCGCGATGGCTCGGGCTTGGGCTGGGCATGATCGCCGACGTGTTCGACCCGGATCTGATCGTCCTGGCCGGGGGCGTCGGGGCGGCCTCCAGTCTGTTCCTCGACGACGCACGCGAGCAGTACACGACGTCGGTGACGGGTGCGGGTCACCGACAACTCGCCCGGATCCGCGGAACTCAGCTGGGTGAGTCGGCCGGAGTGATCGGCGCCGCACAAGTAGCACGCGAGGGACTTCGCACAAGCCAGTAG
- a CDS encoding ArsA family ATPase yields the protein MVLGPGGSGVSVVAAAAALTVDASTHEHRGVLPLGAERDTLLVTLDRQSYLPERLGVFRVPGEPVAITADTDLLHLDPLAVVEQAWTDFTAALTAAGAARAFLPIVGTLSSIAPGEMVALPGIGEFLLLRQIRDAATSGRWRRVVVDLSGVGDPHAFLRSPVILSTTLERLWPRHARLAEAAEKPALAQLSAAVEGIDRDCQDLAELLIDPHSVSAHLVLDAGDRGRRAAADQLAVADLTGLPLRSVLVNAGEDAASTASVAEHVRSLIGDDHAVTVHEVSSGGVLDRLSRIRKITLHAQKPSGRPRGSGALTVTKVSGDGVDTVFELTWRQGLPRPDRLQLGRSGDDLLVTIDGFRHPVRLPSVLRRCRVTGAGWESGRITVTFSPDPAVWPARDGGSGPAR from the coding sequence CTGGTGCTCGGACCCGGTGGATCAGGCGTGTCCGTGGTGGCCGCGGCGGCCGCACTGACCGTCGACGCGTCGACACACGAGCATCGCGGAGTCCTGCCCCTCGGCGCCGAACGCGACACTCTCCTGGTCACGCTTGATCGGCAGTCGTACCTCCCCGAGCGGCTGGGGGTCTTCCGAGTACCAGGCGAGCCCGTGGCCATCACTGCGGACACCGACCTCCTGCACCTGGACCCGTTGGCTGTCGTCGAACAGGCGTGGACCGATTTCACCGCGGCATTGACGGCCGCCGGCGCCGCCCGCGCGTTCCTGCCGATCGTCGGGACCCTGTCCTCGATCGCACCGGGGGAGATGGTCGCGCTACCGGGAATCGGGGAGTTTCTGCTGCTCCGCCAGATCCGCGACGCCGCAACCAGCGGGCGGTGGCGTCGGGTTGTCGTCGACCTCTCCGGTGTCGGTGATCCTCACGCATTCCTGCGGTCGCCAGTCATCTTGTCCACGACACTGGAACGGTTGTGGCCGAGGCATGCGCGCCTCGCGGAGGCCGCGGAGAAGCCTGCGCTTGCACAGCTGTCGGCCGCCGTCGAGGGCATCGACCGCGACTGCCAAGACCTCGCCGAGCTCCTCATCGATCCGCATTCGGTGTCGGCGCACCTGGTACTCGACGCCGGAGACCGTGGACGCCGCGCCGCCGCCGATCAGCTCGCCGTAGCCGACCTCACGGGTCTCCCACTGCGATCGGTGCTTGTCAACGCCGGTGAGGACGCGGCCTCCACGGCGTCGGTCGCCGAGCACGTTCGGTCTCTCATCGGCGACGATCATGCCGTCACCGTCCACGAAGTGTCCTCGGGCGGCGTCCTCGATCGACTCTCCCGCATCCGCAAGATCACGCTGCACGCGCAGAAGCCGAGCGGACGACCGCGTGGCAGCGGTGCACTGACAGTCACCAAGGTGTCCGGCGACGGGGTGGACACTGTGTTCGAACTCACGTGGCGGCAAGGTCTGCCGCGGCCGGATCGACTCCAACTCGGTCGATCGGGCGACGACCTGCTCGTCACTATCGACGGCTTCCGTCATCCGGTCCGACTGCCCTCTGTCCTGCGGCGATGTCGCGTGACCGGCGCCGGATGGGAGTCCGGCCGGATCACCGTGACCTTTTCGCCCGATCCGGCAGTGTGGCCCGCACGAGACGGCGGATCCGGGCCCGCGAGGTAA
- a CDS encoding SRPBCC family protein: MTDSTEQSTIIAADVAAVMAVIADFENYPAWVGAAREVAVLERDAAGRGVHVRFVLDAGVLADTYELRYEWADDGSSVSWRLVSSDLQRDQRGRYLLTQQVEGSTKVTYTLTVDLKIPMISQLKRRAEKAITTSALSDLKKRVED; the protein is encoded by the coding sequence ATGACCGACAGCACCGAGCAGTCCACGATCATCGCGGCCGACGTCGCCGCGGTGATGGCTGTGATCGCCGACTTCGAGAATTACCCGGCGTGGGTCGGCGCCGCACGCGAGGTCGCAGTGCTTGAGCGTGACGCCGCCGGACGCGGTGTTCACGTGCGCTTCGTCCTCGACGCGGGAGTCCTCGCCGACACCTACGAACTGCGCTATGAATGGGCCGACGACGGGTCGTCGGTGTCGTGGCGTCTCGTCTCCAGCGATCTTCAACGCGACCAACGCGGTCGATACCTGCTCACTCAGCAGGTGGAGGGTTCGACGAAGGTCACGTACACGCTCACCGTAGACCTCAAGATCCCGATGATCAGTCAGCTTAAGCGCCGTGCTGAGAAGGCGATCACCACGTCGGCGCTGAGCGACCTCAAGAAGAGGGTCGAAGACTGA
- a CDS encoding long-chain fatty acid--CoA ligase, which produces MAECRVPAEFNTPKERNASDVLFDIAAATPAKTVFRVQQGTEWLPVSASDAADRVRSLAKGFIASGIKPGDRVALLSSTRIEWTLIDFAIWSAGAVPVPIYDSSSGPQIDWIMRDSAAVAIIAETPSHRATVDAVESITDAVAVYQIDDDPGKGIVELFAELGKDVTDAELDERRRHLTAADPATLIYTSGTTGRPKGCMLTHANMLGEIGGVLETSLSTLLGDGKRLLLFLPMAHVLARAINLVAIEAGVEVGYTNNIKDLLPTFAQFRPSLILSVPRVFEKVFNSARQGAHDGGKGKIFDLAADTAVEYSKAVQSGVKPGLVLRGKHALFDKLVYAKLRSALGSQCEMAISGGGPLGPYLGHFFSGAGIPVYEGYGLTETTAAVCVNTPGRVRVGTVGRPIPGNGVRIADDGEILLAGEVVFAGYWQNEEATANAIVDGWFHTGDIGSLDEDGYLRITGRKKEIIVTAGGKNVSPGPMEDIMRTHALVSQAMVVGDQRPFVSTLITIDPEAFEGWKTRNGKDAGATVADLATDPDLRAEVQQAVDQANESVSRAEAIKKFRILPSDFTEETGELTPTLKVKRNVVAEKFAADIEALYKK; this is translated from the coding sequence ATGGCAGAGTGCCGCGTCCCCGCTGAATTCAACACTCCGAAGGAGCGGAACGCGTCCGACGTCCTCTTCGACATCGCAGCGGCCACCCCAGCGAAGACCGTCTTCCGCGTCCAGCAGGGCACGGAATGGCTTCCGGTCTCCGCGTCCGACGCCGCCGACCGTGTCCGGTCGCTCGCCAAGGGCTTCATCGCCTCCGGCATCAAGCCTGGCGACCGAGTCGCGCTGCTGTCCTCGACCCGTATCGAGTGGACCCTCATCGACTTCGCGATCTGGTCGGCAGGCGCAGTGCCCGTCCCGATCTACGATTCCTCCTCCGGCCCGCAGATCGACTGGATCATGCGCGACTCGGCGGCCGTCGCGATCATCGCCGAGACACCGTCGCACCGCGCCACCGTCGACGCCGTCGAGTCGATCACCGATGCCGTCGCCGTGTACCAGATCGACGACGACCCGGGTAAGGGCATCGTCGAACTGTTCGCCGAACTCGGCAAGGACGTGACCGACGCCGAACTCGACGAGCGTCGTCGCCACCTCACCGCCGCCGATCCGGCGACCCTGATCTACACCTCGGGCACCACCGGACGTCCCAAGGGCTGCATGCTGACGCACGCGAACATGCTCGGCGAGATCGGTGGCGTGCTCGAGACCTCACTGAGCACACTCCTCGGCGACGGCAAACGCCTCCTCTTGTTTTTGCCGATGGCCCACGTCTTGGCCCGCGCGATCAATCTCGTCGCGATCGAGGCGGGCGTCGAAGTCGGCTACACGAACAACATCAAGGACCTGCTCCCGACCTTCGCCCAGTTCCGGCCGTCGCTGATCCTGTCGGTTCCGCGCGTGTTCGAGAAGGTCTTCAACTCGGCACGTCAGGGCGCCCACGACGGCGGCAAGGGCAAGATCTTCGATCTCGCAGCCGACACCGCGGTCGAGTACTCCAAGGCGGTTCAGTCCGGCGTGAAGCCCGGACTGGTTCTGCGAGGCAAGCACGCGCTCTTCGACAAGCTCGTCTACGCGAAGCTGCGTTCTGCGCTCGGCAGCCAATGTGAGATGGCGATCTCGGGCGGCGGGCCTCTCGGCCCGTACCTCGGCCACTTCTTCAGCGGTGCGGGTATTCCCGTATACGAGGGCTATGGCCTCACCGAGACCACCGCCGCCGTGTGTGTGAACACGCCTGGCCGAGTCCGCGTCGGCACCGTCGGTCGCCCGATTCCCGGCAACGGCGTCCGGATCGCCGACGACGGAGAGATTCTGCTCGCCGGTGAGGTCGTCTTCGCCGGCTACTGGCAGAACGAAGAGGCCACCGCGAACGCCATCGTCGACGGCTGGTTCCACACGGGTGACATCGGCAGCCTCGACGAGGACGGTTACCTACGGATCACCGGCCGAAAGAAGGAGATCATCGTGACGGCGGGCGGCAAGAACGTCTCCCCCGGCCCGATGGAGGACATCATGCGCACGCATGCGCTCGTGTCGCAGGCCATGGTCGTCGGCGATCAGCGTCCGTTCGTGTCGACCTTGATCACGATCGACCCGGAGGCCTTCGAGGGCTGGAAGACCCGGAACGGCAAGGACGCGGGCGCCACCGTCGCAGACCTGGCGACCGACCCCGACCTGCGTGCCGAAGTACAGCAGGCGGTCGACCAGGCCAACGAGAGTGTCTCTCGCGCCGAGGCGATCAAGAAGTTCCGCATCCTGCCCTCGGACTTCACCGAGGAGACCGGTGAACTCACGCCGACCCTCAAGGTGAAGCGCAACGTGGTCGCCGAGAAGTTCGCGGCCGACATCGAGGCTCTGTACAAGAAGTAG
- a CDS encoding glycosyltransferase family 4 protein: protein MERTLLVTNDFPPRPGGIQSYLESLLQFLPPEDVIVYAPKWKGCEEYDAAAPYRIVRHRTTLMIPTPFVARKAARLVRDNNVHTVWFGAAAPLAVLGPHMRRAGAARVVASTHGHEVGWSMLPGSRQVLRYIGTNTDVVTYVSRYTRGRFAAAFGRHAALEYVPCGVDVDRFAPDAAARGELRGRYGLGDAPVVLCLSRLVPRKGQDVLIEAWPKVLASVPDARLVIVGGGPYGDHLRELTVSVGVTESVMFTGSVPADELPKHHAMADVFAMPTRTRGRGLDVEGLGIVFLEASASGVPVVAGDSGGAPETVREGETGTVVDGRDHDRVAGAITAILTDSALAESMGRAGRAWAVDNWQWRQQAARLMRLL, encoded by the coding sequence ATGGAACGGACCCTGCTCGTCACCAACGACTTTCCACCGCGACCCGGCGGAATCCAGTCGTACCTCGAGAGCCTTCTCCAGTTCTTGCCTCCGGAGGACGTGATCGTCTACGCGCCGAAATGGAAGGGATGCGAAGAGTACGATGCCGCTGCCCCGTACCGGATCGTTCGACACCGCACGACGCTCATGATCCCGACGCCCTTCGTGGCGCGGAAAGCTGCCCGACTCGTCCGCGACAACAACGTGCACACCGTGTGGTTCGGCGCGGCCGCACCGTTGGCGGTCCTCGGCCCGCACATGCGTCGCGCCGGAGCCGCCCGGGTCGTTGCGAGCACACACGGTCACGAAGTGGGTTGGTCGATGCTGCCGGGATCTCGGCAGGTCCTGCGGTACATCGGCACCAACACCGATGTGGTCACCTACGTCAGCCGCTACACGCGAGGGCGGTTCGCCGCGGCGTTCGGGCGGCACGCGGCTCTCGAGTACGTGCCCTGCGGTGTTGACGTCGATCGCTTCGCGCCAGACGCCGCTGCTCGCGGCGAACTCCGTGGACGATACGGTCTCGGCGATGCGCCGGTTGTCCTCTGCCTGTCCAGGCTCGTCCCACGGAAGGGCCAGGACGTACTCATCGAGGCCTGGCCGAAGGTCTTGGCGTCGGTGCCGGACGCCCGGCTGGTCATCGTCGGTGGTGGTCCTTACGGCGACCACCTGAGAGAGCTCACAGTCTCGGTCGGCGTCACCGAGTCGGTGATGTTCACCGGTTCGGTGCCCGCCGACGAACTCCCCAAGCATCACGCGATGGCCGACGTGTTCGCGATGCCCACCCGCACGCGTGGACGCGGGCTCGACGTCGAAGGACTGGGGATCGTGTTCCTCGAGGCGTCCGCAAGCGGAGTGCCCGTCGTCGCAGGAGACTCGGGCGGTGCGCCGGAGACGGTCCGCGAAGGTGAGACCGGCACCGTCGTCGACGGCCGGGACCACGATCGGGTCGCCGGAGCGATCACCGCCATCTTGACCGACTCCGCACTCGCGGAGTCGATGGGGCGAGCAGGCCGGGCCTGGGCGGTCGACAACTGGCAGTGGCGGCAGCAGGCCGCCCGCCTCATGCGTCTTCTCTGA